Sequence from the Candidatus Nanopelagicales bacterium genome:
CCAATGACCATCCGCACCCAGCAGGGCGCAGGCGGCGGCGTTGGTGCTCAGCACGGTCAGTCACTTGAAGCACTGTTCATGCACATCCCTGGCTTTGCAATTGCCTTGCCATCGACTGCTGCTGACGCAAAGGGCCTGATGGCTACTGCCATTCGCATGGATGATCCAACAATGTTTATTGAGCACAAGACTCTTTACGCAGAAAAGGACCCCGTTCCTGAAGGCGAATACCTGATCCCATTTGGTCAGGCTGCAATCCGCACCGAGGGATCAGACATCACGTTGATTTCTTACAGCGCTTCAATGTTGCCAACGCTTAAGGCAGCTGAACTGTTGAAGGCCAACCACGGCATCAATGCTGAGGTCATCGACCTTCGCACGATCGTTCCTGTTGACTGGGCAACATTGACAGCATCGGTGATGAAGACTGGTCACGGCATCGTGATCCACGAAGCTCACCGCCGCGGTGGTGTTGGTGCAGAAATTGCAGCGGAACTCACACAGCGCACATGGGGCACTTTGGCTGCACCAATCGCTCGTATCGGTGGTTTGGATATTCCAATTCCGTTCTCTCCATCGTTGGAAGCGGTCTGGCACATCCAGCCTGAAGACATCGTGAACACCGCTCTTCGCACGTTGAAGAAGTAATTCGCCAAACCTTCGAGAACAAGAGACATGTCAAATATCAGTAACGGTTGGGCTACTGGCACTCGCGATTGCGTCACAGCTGCATTTGCGCGTTCATTAGCTGCTGTTCCTGATTCGGTGTTTCTTGATTTCTCCGGTGAGAGTTACACCTATGCGCACTTTGATCGCCTGAGCTCACACCTAGCTTCATCATTCTTGAAGCTAGGTGTGCAGCCTGGCGAGCGTGTTGCTTCGATGTTGGATAACAGCGTGCAGGCTGTTGCGACCTGGATTGCAGCGAACAAAATCGGCGCGATTTGGGTGCCGATCAACACTGCGAATAAAGGGGAGTTCCTCCGTCACCCGCTTGCTGACTGCGGGGCAAAACTCGTTGTTGTTGATGCTCAGTATTTCGAGCGCATCGCGATGGTTGCTGATGGCATTCCTGACGTGTCATTGGTGTTGGTAAATGGCGAATATTCTGAAACCGCCGCAACGCCATTTGCAGTTCAAGCATTGAGCGATCACTGGGGCGAGTCGGCGACCGTTGAGGTGGTGGAAAACTCTCCATCGGATATTGGCGCCTTGATGTATACCTCGGGCACAACAGGGCCTTCCAAAGCGTGCATGATGAGTCACAACTATTTGTGCAATATTGCGCGAGCCGGCTCCAACTTGGTGGCCCTTGAATCTCACGACATTGTGTGGACCCCACTTCCGCTCTTTCACACCAGTGGCTTGCAAGCAATTCTTGGCGCCATCATCGTTGGCGGCAAGGTTTCTATTTCATTGAAATTCTCAGCGTCAAACTTCTGGGCAGAAATCGAAACCTCGGGCGCAACAGTTGCCAAGATCATGGCCTCGATGGTTCCAATTCTCATTGCCGCTCCCGAAGATGAAGCAATGAAACGCACGTTTGGGCAAGTGCGTGCTGTTGTCGGCAATCCGTTCACTCCGGCACAAAAGCAAGCCTTCTACGACCGCTTTGGCGTGAAGTACATTGCTAACAACCAGTACGGCTCAACTGAGGTGTATTGCGGAACGAGCGTGCCGTACCTGGCTGATACGCCGCAGGGTTCTGCAGGCAAGCGCAATGATGATTTCGATG
This genomic interval carries:
- a CDS encoding AMP-binding protein — protein: MSNISNGWATGTRDCVTAAFARSLAAVPDSVFLDFSGESYTYAHFDRLSSHLASSFLKLGVQPGERVASMLDNSVQAVATWIAANKIGAIWVPINTANKGEFLRHPLADCGAKLVVVDAQYFERIAMVADGIPDVSLVLVNGEYSETAATPFAVQALSDHWGESATVEVVENSPSDIGALMYTSGTTGPSKACMMSHNYLCNIARAGSNLVALESHDIVWTPLPLFHTSGLQAILGAIIVGGKVSISLKFSASNFWAEIETSGATVAKIMASMVPILIAAPEDEAMKRTFGQVRAVVGNPFTPAQKQAFYDRFGVKYIANNQYGSTEVYCGTSVPYLADTPQGSAGKRNDDFDVIVLDDHDCEVPYGTPGELCFRPSKPDVMFSGYWQQPEKSAEVWRNLWMHTGDMVRMDEEGYIYFTDRKKDYMRKGGENISGFEMEKTFMVHDAIGEVSVHALPSELGEDDIKVVVVLAEGASLTHEELWHWSRERVPSFATPRYVEFRKELPKNGVGRVLKYQLRDEGVTPATWDVQTTDLVKKRVTK
- a CDS encoding alpha-ketoacid dehydrogenase subunit beta yields the protein MSARELPYREAIREAIQIEMQRDPDVFIMGEDIGSYGGIYKVTKGLYEEFGAERVMDTPISEAGFVGAAIGAAMVGKRPIVELMFMDFSLVAADQILNQAGKQRFMSGDDFRVPMTIRTQQGAGGGVGAQHGQSLEALFMHIPGFAIALPSTAADAKGLMATAIRMDDPTMFIEHKTLYAEKDPVPEGEYLIPFGQAAIRTEGSDITLISYSASMLPTLKAAELLKANHGINAEVIDLRTIVPVDWATLTASVMKTGHGIVIHEAHRRGGVGAEIAAELTQRTWGTLAAPIARIGGLDIPIPFSPSLEAVWHIQPEDIVNTALRTLKK